From one Streptomyces spiramyceticus genomic stretch:
- a CDS encoding DUF5134 domain-containing protein: MHGQALSSWLLVALCSATGAYCVLRMYTGMGEHRKEAGSDALMGFGMAAMAVPAAVAAPPLLYAAVFGGAGLRALWQARGSTHHLHHLVGSLAMVYMALVMAPGTGHTPGYAPGGVPLLTGALLLYYATYVLRTGVRLMPVSTGAAGTGGRAPAWGARPELAMASRLSMGIAMIAMLVTL; encoded by the coding sequence GTGCACGGACAGGCGTTGTCCAGCTGGCTGCTCGTCGCGCTGTGCTCGGCGACCGGCGCGTACTGCGTTCTGCGCATGTACACCGGCATGGGGGAACACCGGAAAGAGGCGGGCAGCGATGCCCTGATGGGATTCGGCATGGCGGCCATGGCCGTGCCTGCAGCGGTGGCCGCCCCGCCGTTGCTGTACGCCGCCGTCTTCGGCGGCGCCGGCCTGCGCGCCCTGTGGCAGGCCCGCGGGAGTACGCACCATCTGCACCATCTCGTCGGCTCGCTGGCGATGGTCTACATGGCCCTGGTGATGGCACCGGGCACTGGTCACACACCCGGGTACGCCCCCGGCGGCGTACCCCTCCTGACCGGGGCGCTGCTCCTTTACTACGCGACGTACGTCCTGCGCACCGGGGTCCGGTTGATGCCGGTGTCCACCGGGGCTGCGGGAACCGGCGGCCGGGCGCCCGCCTGGGGTGCTCGTCCCGAGCTCGCGATGGCCTCCCGGCTCTCCATGGGCATCGCCATGATCGCCATGCTGGTCACCCTCTGA
- a CDS encoding GNAT family N-acetyltransferase: MDTTPRPADAELTFRDATEADVDVLVALIESAYRGDSSRSGWTTEADILEGQRTDPEGVLDVIKSPDSRLLTVERDGAVVACCQLEHRGDAAYFGMFAVAPGLQGGGLGRVIIAEAERTVREAWGVGEMHMTVISVRDELIAWYERRGYRRTGRMSPFPYGDERFGVPQRDDLAFELLVKTLGG, from the coding sequence ATGGACACGACCCCGCGCCCGGCCGACGCAGAGCTCACCTTCCGCGACGCGACGGAAGCCGATGTCGACGTGCTGGTCGCGCTCATAGAGTCGGCGTACCGCGGGGACTCCAGCCGTTCGGGGTGGACGACGGAGGCGGACATCCTCGAAGGGCAGCGGACGGACCCCGAGGGCGTCCTCGATGTGATCAAGTCGCCGGACAGCCGACTGCTGACCGTCGAGCGGGACGGCGCGGTGGTCGCCTGCTGCCAGCTTGAACACCGGGGTGACGCCGCCTACTTCGGGATGTTCGCCGTCGCGCCGGGCCTGCAGGGCGGTGGCCTGGGGAGGGTGATCATCGCGGAGGCGGAGCGGACGGTGCGTGAGGCGTGGGGCGTGGGTGAGATGCACATGACGGTGATCTCGGTACGTGACGAACTCATCGCGTGGTACGAGCGGCGCGGCTACCGGCGGACGGGGCGGATGAGCCCGTTCCCGTACGGCGACGAGCGGTTCGGCGTGCCGCAGCGGGACGACCTCGCGTTCGAGCTGCTGGTCAAGACGCTGGGCGGGTAG
- a CDS encoding LVIVD repeat-containing protein, giving the protein MTSLHITRVRRRHLGVAAAAAGLFATLLTAGPAAAIPDPGDSPATKQGVSTAQHAEAKAAIESGEIPGVDEIAHSKNIEHLVNVPKDAIKGTNSDLAFQGNYAFAGNYDGFRIFDISNPKAPRTVSQVLCPGAQNDISVSGNLLFLSTDSSRNDNSCASTSQPATEKSSWEGMKIFDISDKSNPKYVAAVETACGSHTHTLVPERRNVYVYVSSYSPSESFPDCKPPHDGISVIKVPRSAPEKSAIVGFPVLFPDGGNPGAPTNPGVSKTTGCHDITVLPSKDLAAGACMGDGILFDIEDPEEPKVIDRVQDNVNFAFWHSATFNQKANKVVFTDELGGGVGATCNEATGPNRGADGIYDITGKGDSRKLVFRSYFKIDRHQADTENCVAHNGSLIPVKGKDIMVQAWYQGGVSVWDFTDSSKPEEIAFFERGPVSADTSVTAGSWSAYYYNGYIYSNDMAKGFDVLKLNDKRTDGAKKVRLHELNVQTQPDYRR; this is encoded by the coding sequence GTGACCTCGTTGCACATCACCCGCGTGCGGCGCAGACATCTCGGCGTGGCGGCAGCCGCGGCCGGGCTCTTCGCTACGCTGCTGACGGCCGGACCCGCGGCCGCGATCCCCGACCCGGGAGACTCGCCTGCCACAAAGCAGGGCGTCTCCACCGCACAGCATGCCGAGGCCAAGGCCGCCATCGAGAGCGGCGAGATACCCGGCGTCGACGAGATCGCCCACAGCAAGAACATCGAGCACCTCGTGAACGTCCCCAAGGACGCGATCAAGGGCACCAACTCGGACCTGGCCTTCCAGGGCAACTACGCCTTCGCCGGCAATTACGACGGCTTCCGGATCTTCGACATCAGCAACCCGAAGGCCCCCAGGACGGTCTCCCAGGTTCTGTGTCCCGGTGCCCAGAACGACATCTCCGTCTCCGGAAACCTGCTCTTCCTCTCCACGGACTCCTCGCGCAACGACAACTCCTGCGCCAGCACCTCGCAGCCCGCGACGGAGAAGTCCTCCTGGGAGGGCATGAAGATCTTCGACATCAGCGACAAGAGCAACCCGAAGTACGTCGCCGCTGTCGAGACCGCCTGCGGTTCGCACACGCACACCCTGGTGCCGGAGCGCCGTAACGTCTACGTCTACGTCTCGTCGTACTCGCCCAGCGAGAGCTTCCCCGACTGCAAGCCGCCGCACGACGGAATCTCCGTCATCAAGGTGCCGCGCAGCGCTCCGGAGAAGTCCGCGATCGTGGGCTTCCCTGTGCTCTTCCCGGACGGCGGAAACCCGGGCGCGCCCACCAACCCGGGCGTCTCCAAGACGACCGGCTGCCACGACATCACCGTGCTGCCCTCGAAGGACCTGGCCGCCGGTGCGTGCATGGGTGACGGCATCCTCTTCGACATCGAGGACCCGGAGGAGCCGAAGGTCATCGACCGCGTCCAGGACAACGTCAACTTCGCGTTCTGGCACTCGGCGACCTTCAACCAGAAGGCCAACAAGGTCGTCTTCACCGACGAGCTCGGCGGCGGCGTCGGCGCCACCTGCAACGAAGCCACAGGCCCGAACCGCGGCGCCGACGGCATCTACGACATCACCGGCAAGGGCGACAGCCGCAAGCTGGTGTTCAGGAGCTACTTCAAGATCGACCGCCACCAGGCGGACACCGAGAACTGCGTCGCCCACAACGGCTCGCTGATCCCGGTCAAGGGCAAGGACATCATGGTCCAGGCCTGGTACCAGGGCGGCGTGTCCGTCTGGGACTTCACCGACTCGTCCAAGCCCGAGGAGATCGCCTTCTTCGAGCGCGGTCCGGTCAGCGCGGACACCTCGGTGACCGCCGGCTCCTGGTCGGCGTACTACTACAACGGCTACATCTACTCGAACGACATGGCCAAGGGCTTCGACGTCCTGAAGCTCAACGACAAGCGCACGGACGGCGCCAAGAAGGTCCGGCTGCACGAGCTCAATGTGCAGACCCAGCCCGACTACCGCCGCTGA
- a CDS encoding M56 family metallopeptidase — MTVPFALLLLGVVAAVAAPRLMSRADWREREPVVALWVWQCMVAGVLLCLGLSMTFSAAAAWQAVRGQMFAPAPHGVVEAYALAAYGPWSAVIAVLLACGGAWTAAMLTREIRRASVRRKVRRAELLVRSPLLPGEEPGSDRLVVLEGERPDAWWLPGSAPQLVVTTAALRRLKGRQLDAVLAHEQGHARARHDWLLNCASALAIGFPQVQVFAAFRDEMHRLVELAADDVASRRFGRLTIALALVELNEDRGVFGPCPTPGAELPHRVHRLLTPVPRLAAGHRLGLTAAAALVPVVPLLVAFAPGLNALG, encoded by the coding sequence ATGACGGTCCCCTTCGCACTTCTGCTGCTCGGTGTCGTCGCCGCCGTCGCCGCCCCGCGGCTCATGTCGCGGGCCGACTGGCGGGAGCGCGAACCCGTGGTGGCCCTGTGGGTGTGGCAGTGCATGGTGGCCGGTGTCCTGCTGTGCCTGGGTCTGTCGATGACGTTCAGCGCGGCCGCCGCCTGGCAGGCCGTACGGGGCCAGATGTTCGCGCCCGCCCCGCACGGTGTGGTCGAGGCGTACGCCCTTGCCGCCTACGGGCCCTGGTCCGCCGTCATCGCGGTGCTCCTCGCGTGCGGCGGTGCCTGGACGGCGGCAATGCTGACCCGGGAGATCCGCAGGGCGAGCGTACGGCGGAAGGTGCGGCGGGCGGAGCTGCTCGTACGCTCGCCGCTGCTGCCCGGCGAGGAACCCGGCAGCGACCGGCTCGTGGTCCTTGAGGGCGAGCGGCCCGACGCCTGGTGGCTGCCCGGTTCCGCGCCCCAACTGGTCGTCACCACGGCGGCGTTGCGCCGCCTGAAGGGCCGTCAGCTCGATGCCGTGCTCGCTCACGAGCAGGGTCACGCCCGCGCCAGGCACGACTGGCTGCTGAACTGCGCGTCCGCTCTCGCGATCGGTTTTCCGCAGGTACAGGTGTTCGCAGCGTTCCGCGACGAGATGCACAGGCTCGTGGAGCTGGCCGCGGACGACGTGGCCTCGCGGCGCTTCGGCCGGCTGACGATCGCCCTGGCCCTGGTCGAACTCAACGAGGACCGCGGCGTGTTCGGCCCGTGCCCGACGCCCGGCGCCGAGCTGCCGCACCGCGTGCACCGGCTTCTGACCCCCGTCCCGCGGCTCGCAGCGGGCCACCGGCTGGGGCTGACGGCCGCGGCCGCGCTCGTGCCTGTCGTGCCGCTGCTGGTCGCGTTCGCTCCGGGGCTCAACGCTCTCGGATAA
- a CDS encoding VOC family protein, with protein MVHVLSSRTLLRPTDPERSRAFYGGALGLAVYREFGTGPERGTVYFLGGGFLEVSGRSDTPPSPALQLWLQVADATAAYEELSAHGVDVLRPPVKEPWGLVEMWIADPDGVRIAVVEVPAEHPLRYRP; from the coding sequence ATGGTGCATGTACTGAGCAGCAGGACACTCCTCCGCCCCACGGACCCCGAGCGCTCCCGCGCCTTCTACGGCGGGGCGCTGGGTCTCGCCGTCTACCGCGAGTTCGGTACGGGCCCCGAGCGCGGCACCGTGTACTTCCTCGGCGGCGGCTTCCTGGAGGTCTCGGGACGTTCCGATACGCCGCCCTCCCCCGCTCTCCAGCTGTGGCTCCAGGTCGCCGACGCGACAGCTGCGTACGAGGAACTGTCGGCGCACGGCGTCGATGTGCTGCGGCCGCCGGTGAAGGAGCCCTGGGGACTGGTCGAGATGTGGATCGCCGATCCGGACGGCGTACGCATCGCGGTCGTGGAGGTACCGGCGGAACATCCCCTCCGCTACCGGCCGTGA
- a CDS encoding phosphatase PAP2 family protein encodes MRSPHPALPALVLTGIVCTVLSVALLVLVAVEWAPLMAFDRSVADGLHSSAVVRPDVTRTNRVLTDWVWDPWAMRALVAVAVVWLLWRREWLLAIWAAATSALGSLVQQGLKAAVDRDRPRWPDPLDSAHYAAWPSGHAMTAVVTFGILLWLLALRGADRRLRTAVLVVGVVSCVGVGLTRIYLGVHWASDVLGGWLLGAAFVAVMALAYGRVVSSREGTPE; translated from the coding sequence ATGCGCTCCCCCCACCCCGCCCTTCCGGCCCTCGTCCTCACCGGAATCGTCTGCACGGTCCTGTCTGTTGCGCTCCTGGTGCTCGTCGCCGTCGAGTGGGCCCCACTGATGGCGTTCGACCGCTCGGTCGCGGACGGGCTGCACAGTTCGGCCGTCGTCCGCCCCGACGTCACCCGAACCAATCGGGTGCTGACCGACTGGGTGTGGGACCCATGGGCGATGCGCGCGCTGGTGGCCGTCGCCGTCGTCTGGCTGCTGTGGCGGCGTGAATGGCTTCTCGCGATCTGGGCCGCGGCGACCAGTGCGCTCGGCTCGCTCGTACAGCAGGGCCTCAAGGCCGCGGTGGACCGCGACCGCCCCCGGTGGCCCGACCCCCTCGACTCCGCGCACTACGCCGCCTGGCCGTCCGGCCACGCGATGACGGCCGTCGTCACGTTCGGGATCCTGCTGTGGCTGCTCGCTCTGCGGGGCGCGGACCGACGCCTGCGTACCGCCGTGCTGGTGGTGGGGGTGGTGTCCTGCGTCGGCGTCGGTCTCACCCGGATCTATCTGGGCGTGCACTGGGCGTCCGACGTGCTGGGTGGCTGGCTGCTCGGAGCGGCGTTCGTCGCCGTCATGGCACTGGCGTACGGTCGCGTCGTCTCCTCCCGGGAAGGAACACCCGAATGA
- a CDS encoding TetR/AcrR family transcriptional regulator, whose amino-acid sequence MASDRQVLIMEAAVRVIARSGVRGLRVEQLAAEAGVSTALIYYHFKDRSGLIRRTLDFVSDRAVAYTDEAIARADDARGELEQMLLTELQDTPGVRENSTAWGELRASAVFESDDLRDALARSTRSWVTDVAEAIRAVRPDANAEDAAERLTALVEGLSERWLSGSLALERARELLRGGIAVELDAG is encoded by the coding sequence ATGGCGTCCGACCGTCAAGTACTGATCATGGAAGCGGCCGTACGTGTCATTGCCCGCAGCGGGGTGCGGGGACTGCGTGTCGAGCAGCTGGCCGCGGAGGCGGGGGTGTCCACGGCGCTGATCTACTACCACTTCAAGGACCGGTCCGGTCTCATCCGCCGGACCCTCGATTTCGTCAGCGACCGGGCCGTCGCCTACACCGACGAGGCGATCGCTCGTGCCGATGATGCGCGCGGCGAGCTCGAACAGATGCTGCTGACGGAGCTCCAGGACACGCCCGGGGTACGGGAGAACAGCACCGCCTGGGGTGAACTCCGCGCCAGCGCGGTCTTCGAGAGCGACGACCTGCGGGATGCTCTGGCGCGCTCCACCCGGTCCTGGGTGACCGATGTCGCCGAGGCGATCCGGGCGGTGCGGCCGGATGCGAACGCGGAGGACGCGGCGGAGCGGCTCACCGCGCTCGTCGAAGGGCTCAGCGAGCGCTGGCTGAGCGGCTCCTTGGCACTGGAGCGGGCACGTGAGCTGTTGCGGGGAGGGATCGCGGTCGAACTCGACGCGGGGTAG
- a CDS encoding LLM class flavin-dependent oxidoreductase, giving the protein MKFSVIFEAQLADPTVEREHQVIRDSVEQAVLAEKMGFDRIWAVEHHSLKWYAHMSAPEIFLTWVAAKTTTIRIGHGVVCMPFRFNHPARVAERAAMLDLLSGGRLDLGAGRGGTEQETSLCGVDRGRTTQEVEEALRIIGRAWQEDELEYHGELIDIDPHPILPRPEQTPHPPLFLACSRTETLTQAAELGIGALVMGFAGPESIAGMRTAYDAAVAARTPERFVSSVVNDHFSVLCPTIVLDDRERARRIGVRGQRFFAQSIGHWYGGAGIPDEAVVDGADEAAEMRRAAEQVVARLHEHDIPVRPASTATFNADHAYGTADDAIAYVERLRDAGADEIMCLIQMGTVPQEACLETIRQWGEKVIPYFKESGVKDGGFRGGGR; this is encoded by the coding sequence GTGAAGTTCTCCGTCATCTTCGAGGCGCAACTGGCCGACCCCACCGTCGAGCGCGAGCATCAGGTCATCCGCGACAGCGTCGAACAGGCAGTGCTCGCCGAGAAGATGGGCTTCGACCGGATCTGGGCCGTCGAGCACCACTCCCTGAAGTGGTACGCGCACATGTCCGCCCCGGAGATCTTCCTGACCTGGGTGGCCGCGAAGACCACGACCATCCGCATCGGTCATGGCGTCGTCTGCATGCCGTTCCGCTTCAACCACCCGGCGCGCGTCGCCGAACGCGCCGCCATGCTCGACCTGCTCTCCGGCGGGCGGCTCGATCTGGGAGCCGGGCGCGGCGGTACGGAGCAGGAGACCTCGCTGTGCGGGGTCGACAGGGGCCGTACGACCCAGGAGGTCGAGGAGGCGCTGCGGATCATCGGCAGGGCGTGGCAGGAGGACGAGCTGGAGTACCACGGCGAGCTGATCGACATTGATCCGCATCCGATCCTGCCCCGGCCCGAGCAGACCCCGCACCCTCCGCTCTTCCTCGCGTGCAGCCGCACCGAGACCCTCACCCAGGCCGCCGAGCTCGGTATCGGCGCGCTGGTGATGGGCTTCGCGGGACCGGAGTCGATCGCCGGGATGCGTACCGCGTACGACGCCGCCGTCGCCGCCCGCACCCCGGAGCGGTTCGTGTCGAGCGTCGTCAACGACCACTTCTCGGTGCTCTGCCCGACAATCGTGCTCGACGACCGCGAGCGGGCGCGGCGCATCGGCGTACGCGGCCAGCGTTTCTTCGCCCAGTCCATCGGCCATTGGTACGGCGGCGCGGGCATCCCCGACGAGGCGGTCGTCGACGGCGCCGACGAGGCAGCCGAGATGCGCAGGGCCGCCGAGCAGGTCGTCGCGCGGCTGCACGAGCACGACATCCCGGTACGCCCCGCCTCCACGGCCACGTTCAACGCCGACCACGCGTACGGCACGGCGGACGACGCCATCGCCTATGTGGAACGGCTCCGCGACGCGGGCGCCGACGAAATCATGTGCTTGATCCAAATGGGCACCGTCCCGCAGGAGGCGTGCCTGGAAACGATCCGGCAGTGGGGCGAGAAAGTCATCCCGTACTTCAAGGAGAGCGGCGTCAAGGACGGCGGCTTCAGGGGCGGCGGCCGATGA
- a CDS encoding TetR/AcrR family transcriptional regulator: protein MSPRSASVNEELRRRSRERLLQATVELVGERGYEAATLGDIADRAGSARGLVSYYFPGKRQLLQSAVHRLMHRTLEAALEREPRSEDGRELLARAIDAILGLASEHPLLMRTHMAGILQAEGFVQCPEQRRLAELLRNTVVRYGSQDVDVDYPLLRALLMGAVFAVLLPGAPMPLTSLRAELFQRYGLDWELGVPPDGDPPGGTRACGVDQRR, encoded by the coding sequence ATGTCCCCGCGCAGCGCATCGGTCAATGAAGAGTTGCGTCGGCGTTCCCGGGAACGGCTGCTGCAGGCAACCGTGGAGCTGGTCGGCGAACGCGGTTACGAGGCCGCGACCCTCGGGGACATCGCGGACCGGGCCGGTTCGGCGCGCGGTCTCGTCTCGTACTACTTCCCGGGCAAGCGGCAGTTGCTGCAATCGGCCGTCCACCGGCTGATGCACCGGACGCTCGAAGCGGCCCTGGAGCGCGAGCCGCGCAGCGAGGACGGCCGCGAGCTGCTGGCCCGGGCCATCGACGCCATTCTGGGGCTGGCGAGCGAGCATCCGCTGCTGATGCGCACGCACATGGCGGGCATTCTCCAGGCCGAGGGATTCGTCCAGTGCCCGGAGCAGCGGCGGCTCGCCGAGCTGCTGCGGAACACGGTCGTCCGGTACGGATCACAGGACGTGGACGTCGATTACCCGTTGCTGCGGGCCCTGTTGATGGGCGCGGTGTTCGCCGTACTGCTGCCGGGGGCGCCGATGCCGCTGACGAGTCTGCGGGCCGAGCTGTTCCAGCGGTACGGGCTGGACTGGGAGCTCGGCGTGCCGCCGGACGGGGATCCGCCCGGCGGCACGCGGGCATGCGGGGTCGATCAGCGGCGGTAG
- a CDS encoding glycerophosphodiester phosphodiesterase yields MSFLTIGHRGVMGVEPENTLRSFVRAEQAGMDAIELDLHLSKDGALVIMHDAEVDRTTDGRGAIADLTLAELRGLDAGQGERVPLFEEVLDAVKSPLQAEIKDVAAARALAEVMHRRDLTGRVEVSSFHDEAVAEIASLVPGVRTALIASRWGGDVVDRAKAVGAATLALNIRRLTLETVERAHREGLAVIGWVVNTQDHLRLVRALELDGATTDYPEIRRTGRFTA; encoded by the coding sequence TTGAGTTTCCTCACCATTGGTCACCGTGGGGTCATGGGTGTCGAGCCGGAGAACACCCTCCGTTCCTTCGTCCGTGCCGAGCAGGCCGGCATGGACGCGATCGAGCTGGATCTGCATCTGAGCAAGGACGGCGCGCTCGTGATCATGCACGACGCGGAGGTGGACCGTACGACCGACGGCAGGGGCGCGATCGCCGACCTGACCCTCGCGGAACTGCGGGGACTCGACGCCGGGCAGGGCGAGCGCGTTCCCCTCTTCGAGGAGGTCCTCGACGCCGTGAAGTCCCCGCTCCAGGCAGAGATCAAGGACGTGGCGGCGGCGCGGGCGCTCGCCGAGGTCATGCACCGGCGGGATCTGACCGGGCGCGTGGAGGTGTCGTCGTTCCACGACGAGGCGGTTGCCGAGATCGCGTCGCTGGTGCCGGGCGTACGGACCGCGCTGATCGCCAGCCGCTGGGGCGGCGATGTGGTGGACCGCGCCAAGGCGGTGGGCGCGGCGACGCTCGCCCTGAACATCCGGAGGTTGACGCTGGAGACGGTGGAGCGTGCGCACAGGGAGGGTCTCGCGGTCATCGGCTGGGTGGTGAATACGCAGGATCATCTGCGGCTGGTGCGGGCGCTGGAGCTGGACGGTGCGACTACGGACTACCCGGAGATTCGGCGTACGGGGCGGTTCACGGCGTAG
- a CDS encoding PadR family transcriptional regulator, producing the protein MTSRQISRKQDPGPDDLPPTAWAVLGLLSFPGERTGYELKKWADASLRFFYWSPAVSQIYAELRRLESLGYAASRRSGPEEPRTKRQYAITEEGRAALAEWADSAGDTGPPVLKHPLVLRVWLGHLADPERLRERVEDHIARTRGELKEVRDALARAGGVADWAHPQVALRWSERQHLAELELAEAMLADLDGLGTPGTSTTLPRQSARGPLTQG; encoded by the coding sequence ATGACTAGTCGTCAGATATCGAGGAAGCAAGACCCGGGCCCGGACGACCTGCCGCCGACCGCATGGGCGGTGCTCGGCCTGCTCTCCTTCCCGGGTGAGCGGACCGGCTACGAGCTGAAGAAGTGGGCGGACGCCTCCCTGCGCTTCTTCTACTGGTCGCCCGCCGTCAGCCAGATCTACGCGGAGCTCCGGCGCCTCGAATCCCTCGGATACGCGGCGTCCCGGCGCTCGGGCCCCGAAGAGCCGCGCACCAAACGCCAGTACGCGATCACCGAAGAGGGACGGGCGGCGCTCGCCGAGTGGGCGGACAGCGCCGGGGACACGGGCCCGCCGGTGCTCAAGCATCCGCTGGTGCTGCGCGTATGGCTTGGTCACCTGGCGGACCCGGAGCGCCTGCGGGAGCGCGTGGAGGACCACATCGCCCGTACGCGGGGCGAGTTGAAAGAGGTACGGGACGCTCTGGCGCGGGCGGGGGGCGTCGCCGACTGGGCACATCCTCAGGTGGCGCTGCGCTGGAGCGAGCGGCAGCATCTGGCCGAGCTGGAACTGGCGGAGGCGATGCTGGCCGATCTGGACGGGCTGGGGACGCCGGGCACGTCGACGACACTGCCGCGTCAAAGCGCCAGGGGTCCGCTCACGCAAGGGTGA
- a CDS encoding alpha/beta hydrolase, which yields MTGEAGDRLAPDARQLVDLMTSAFPDLGGAVTDAVEARRMIDALPKPPVAPPQVGSVEERTIPGPDGAPGIPVRIYRPDPQAATGPRPTVVFCHGGGWVIGGLDSHDITVRGLCRASGAVLVSVDYRLAPEARFPAAVEDAYAALLWAAGHVGELGGDPRALVVAGDSAGGTLSAVAALMAKERGGPAIALQALVYPAADAGQDTDSYRKNATGYFLGAAALRWFWEQYLGPEGDGAHPYASPLRAGDLAGLPPAYIVTAGCDPLCDEGQAYAERLRRAGVTVAERHCPGMFHGFFGFSEILDDARDALTGVAEAIASTAKGRKNRCDQGGCAG from the coding sequence ATGACAGGCGAAGCCGGCGACCGCCTGGCCCCCGATGCGCGGCAACTGGTCGACCTCATGACCTCCGCCTTCCCCGATCTGGGCGGCGCCGTCACCGACGCCGTCGAGGCCCGCCGCATGATCGACGCGTTGCCGAAGCCTCCTGTGGCGCCCCCGCAGGTCGGCTCGGTGGAGGAGCGGACCATTCCGGGCCCGGACGGGGCTCCCGGGATACCGGTACGGATCTACCGGCCCGACCCGCAGGCCGCGACGGGGCCCCGGCCCACCGTCGTCTTCTGCCACGGGGGCGGCTGGGTCATCGGCGGTCTGGACAGCCACGACATCACCGTCCGGGGCCTGTGCCGCGCCTCGGGCGCCGTGCTGGTCTCCGTCGACTACCGGCTCGCACCCGAGGCCCGGTTCCCCGCCGCCGTCGAGGACGCGTACGCCGCCCTGCTGTGGGCCGCCGGCCATGTGGGGGAGCTGGGCGGCGATCCGCGGGCGCTGGTCGTCGCGGGCGACAGTGCGGGCGGCACCCTGTCGGCCGTGGCTGCGCTCATGGCGAAGGAGCGCGGCGGCCCCGCCATCGCACTTCAGGCGCTCGTCTATCCAGCGGCCGACGCCGGGCAGGACACCGACTCGTACCGGAAGAACGCCACCGGCTACTTCCTGGGGGCGGCAGCGCTGCGCTGGTTCTGGGAGCAGTACCTGGGCCCGGAGGGCGACGGGGCCCATCCCTACGCCTCGCCGCTGCGGGCAGGCGACCTGGCGGGGCTACCGCCCGCGTACATCGTCACCGCGGGCTGCGATCCGCTCTGCGACGAGGGGCAGGCGTACGCGGAGAGGCTCCGGAGGGCCGGAGTGACGGTCGCAGAACGCCACTGTCCCGGGATGTTCCACGGCTTCTTCGGCTTCTCGGAAATCCTCGATGACGCCCGCGATGCCTTGACCGGAGTGGCAGAAGCCATCGCCAGTACGGCCAAGGGCAGGAAGAATCGCTGCGATCAAGGGGGCTGTGCAGGATAA
- a CDS encoding DUF305 domain-containing protein: MLNRRKPTRARRLALVAASAVFAVTGLGACSAAGDAPEAKAGGGPSVVAPGKPGEPAKTMSAEEAAKSLPDDTPNSADFSYARMMITHHAQALVMTELAPKRAESAKVKRLAERITAAQRPEIDAMRGWLDNNGGKKRKGGHDHGSMPGMATEKQLAQLREAKGEEFDRLFLKLMITHHEGAVGMATEVLSQGNNVQVEEMATDVLAQQTAEIGRMRDMA; encoded by the coding sequence GTGTTGAACCGCCGAAAGCCAACGCGCGCCCGCAGACTCGCACTTGTGGCGGCGTCGGCCGTTTTCGCCGTGACCGGCCTCGGCGCGTGTTCCGCGGCCGGGGACGCTCCCGAGGCGAAGGCGGGCGGCGGGCCTTCCGTGGTGGCGCCGGGCAAGCCGGGCGAGCCCGCGAAGACCATGTCGGCCGAGGAGGCCGCGAAGTCCCTCCCCGACGACACACCCAACAGCGCGGACTTCTCGTACGCGCGCATGATGATCACGCATCACGCGCAGGCGCTCGTGATGACGGAACTCGCGCCGAAGCGCGCCGAGTCGGCGAAGGTGAAGCGGCTCGCCGAGCGGATCACGGCAGCTCAGCGGCCGGAGATCGACGCCATGCGGGGCTGGCTGGACAACAACGGCGGCAAGAAGCGCAAGGGCGGCCACGACCACGGCTCGATGCCCGGGATGGCCACGGAGAAGCAGCTCGCGCAGTTGCGCGAGGCGAAGGGCGAGGAATTCGACCGGCTCTTCCTGAAGCTGATGATCACTCACCATGAGGGGGCGGTCGGCATGGCCACCGAAGTCCTCTCGCAGGGGAACAACGTCCAGGTCGAGGAGATGGCGACCGACGTGCTCGCCCAGCAGACCGCCGAGATCGGCAGGATGCGCGACATGGCGTGA